The genomic segment TGAATTTCTGCAGATGACGCGGAGCAACGGCCTTATGTACCAGAACTTTTTTGAGTATCAGAAGTTTAAAGGCGAGCTTCCCTGCCGCGCAAAAGGCGTGATGGTCTCGCAAACCGGCGGCAATGCCGTGGCGCACGCTCTTTGGGGGTTGCAGGACAGGGGCGAGATCTTTATCAGACCGGGAGACGCGCTCTATGAGGGCATGATAATCGGAGTAAATAACAAGGGAAGGGACCTCGTTGTCAACGCCGCCCGCGAAAAGAAACAGACTAATATGCGCTCCTCCGGTTCGGATGAGGCCATCCAGCTCATTACTCCGCGGGAGATGACCCTGGAATTTGCCCTGGAATTCATAGAAGACGACGAGCTTGTCGAGATCACCCCTAAGAATATACGCTTAAGAAAACAAAACCTTACGGAAAATGAGCGTAAAACAGAATTACACAGAAGAAATAGACGTCTCGGTGACATGAGAAATACCTGATGGACATCTGCCGCATTTTTCATTGCCTTCCCCGCCCCCCGGTGTTATAATATGTAAAATAAAACCAGAGAAGCGCACAATGAGTACCGGCAATTAAAAGAAAGGAAAAAGTGAAATCCGCAAAAGAATTTTTAAAGATCGACGAAAAAAATACTATATGCCGTATAGAGGGATATATACGGGGTGTCTTTGACTATAGTAAGGCAAAGGGTGTCCTGATCGGCCTTTCGGGCGGTATAGACTCTGCGGTCCTCTCGACGCTTGTGGTGCGCGCGCTGGGCAAAGACAAAGTCAGTGTTTATTACGTATATGACAAGAACAATGATAAGGAATCCGAACAGAAAGCCCGGATTATGGCTGACTGGTTAGGCCTGAAGTTGAATATACTCAGCATCGCATCAAAAATGAATGAAAAAGAGCTCAAAGCTCCGTTTTTTATGGGGATAAACGGTTTGCCTAAGTTCATGGTTTCGGGCATCTCGGGACTTTATCGCCTCATAATGGGAGAGATGCCGTATGTCAGCACTCTGCGCAAAAGATCGACGGAAGGAAATCGATTTAAAAGATGGATATACAACCATACGGTCAAAAATATAGAATTCATGTTTGACGGAGGAGCCATCGAACGCAGAAAAGTATTGGAAGAGATAGCAGAAAAAGAGGGTCTCTTAATATTGGGCGCCGCAAACCGTTCGGAAGAGATGACAGGATGGTTTACAAGCGGAGGTATCGATAACATGCCATTTGCGCCGATCATGGGATTGTATAAAAATCAGGTCAGGCAGCTTGCGGCATATTTGGATGTACCACCGGAAATACAAAAGCAGGAATCATCCCCCGACATGCTGAAGGGAGTGAATGACGAATTGACATTAGGTATAGATTATGACAGGATGGATATTATTCTTTGCGGCCTGGTGCGCGGCCTCAAAGATGAAGATATTATGGAATACGGCCCAACAAAGATAGAGATCGAAAAGATACGCGAAATGCGCGATCTTTCGGATTGGAAAAGGGCTGTTGAGAATATCAGCCGGCCGGCATGCGTAAATGAGAATATGATCGATTAATTCAGGAGAAATTATGTTACCCGAAATGATATTAGCGCTTTTGTGCATCGTTTCGTTTATGATTCTATTTTGGGATCTCATGCTCCAAATGAAACTCAAGAATCTTGAGAAAAAGATAAAAGCCCTGGAAGAGCGAAAGGTTGTAACGGATAAGAAATGAAGAAACCGGAGGCGGTATGAATTCGGAACTGATGATAAGTGTTCTGTGTCTTGTTTCCTTTTTTCTCCTGTCTTGGGCGCTTCTTCTCCGTCTTTACATAAAAGAACTTGAGAAAAAAGTAGACGCACTGGAAAAGTACTTTTCCATAACAAAGAAACTGGATAATATTTAGAGGAATTGATGTCGTATATTGTATTTGCCAGAAAATGGCGGCCGCAGGCTTTTGAAGAAGTAGTAGGCGAAGAACACATAACATCCACCCTTAAAAATGCCATCTCCGCAAAAAGGGTAGCCCACGCTTATATTTTTACGGGACCCAGAGGCATAGGAAAGACATCTGTCGCGAGGATATTTGCCAAGGCCCTCAATTGCGAAAAAGCGCCCACAACCACACCCTGTAATAAATGCACTTCATGTAAAGCCATATCCTCCGGCACAAGCATGGATGTAATAGAGATAGATGGCGCTTCGAATAACAGCGTAGACCAGATACGCGAGCTCCGCGAAAATATAAAATTTTCCCCCTCGTACGGCAATTATAAGATCTACATAATAGACGAAGTGCACATGCTGAGCATGGGCGCCTTCAACGCGCTTTTAAAAACGCTTGAGGAGCCGCCCGCGCACGCTAAATTTGTATTTGCCACCACAAACCCGGAAAAAGTGCCCTCTACCATACTCTCGCGCTGCCAGCGATTTGATTTTGTAAGGATACCTTTCAACTTGATCGTAGAAAAATTGAAGAAGATAATAGCCGCGGAGAAGCTTAATATTTCCGAAGAGGCGGTCTTTGCTATAGCAAGGGCGTCCGACGGCAGTCTCCGCGATGCCGAGTCCGTACTTGACCAGCTGGCATCTTTTTCATCGGACAAAATAAGCGGAGAAGATGTCATAAATCTTTTGGGTATGATAGAGGAGGATAAACTTTCCCAGATAGTGGATAGTATTTATAAAAAAGATACGAGGGCCTCTCTTCAGGCGATAGACGAAATGATAAGCAAGGGCAAGGACATCTCCCAGTTTATAGCAGGCCTCATGAGTTATATAAGGAATATGATGGTGCTTGCGATTAGTTCGGATCTGAGGCCGTTAATAGATTTTCCCGATAATTACGTAGACGCGCTCAAAGAGCAGGTGAAGAAATTTAAAATAGAAGAACTCTTATATATATTTTATACTCTTTCCGCCACCCTCAAAGCCGTAAAAAGATCGGAGGTGGCGCGTTTTATTCTGGAAGCGGCTTTTATCAAACTTTCAATGAGGAGCGAACTTATTTCTTTGGCTAACGTGGCGGAGAAATTGTCAAACATGGAACTGAGTATAACGCCCGAACCGCCCGGTCATTTTAAAAGCGCCGAGAAAACCGAAAGTACGCGGGAAGTCCAAAGGCCGCCCGCCGTTACGATAGAACAACCGGCGCCCGAAAATCATCCGCCTAAAGGCGACGCCGTTATTTCGGCCGAATCGGTGAAAAGAGCGTGGCCGTCGGTACTCCAGAACGTAAAATCAAAAAAGATATCCATAGGATCGTATTTGTCGGAAGGAAATGTAGCCGGCACTGAAGGCTCTTCGATAATATTGAGCTTTGCCGAGAGATTTAATTTCCATAAAGAGGTCCTCGAGAACTCCACTAACAAAAAATTTGTGGAAGGTATTATTTCCGAGGCGCTCGGGGCGAATATTCAGGTAAAATTCATAACCGTCCGGCAGGGCGAAGAGGCACTGAGAAAGGCATTTGGCGAAGAGGATGCGGGCGGTGAAGCAGGGCCCGAGGCCGAGCCGGATGCCGCCGATGAGTCCATCATACAATCTGCCCTGGATATATTTAACGGCAAGATCGTAAAAATCAGGGAAAATAACGCGCGAAATGAACAGGCTTAGTTACGCACGGTCCATACAAAGCCTCATAAAAGAATTTTCCAAAATGCCCGGCATAGGTACGAAAACAGCGGAACGGCTGGCATTTTATATCCTGAAGCTCTCCATGGAAGATGCCCAGCGCCTTGCGGACTCTATCTTAAAAGTAAAGTCGACCATACGGTTTTGCAAGGCGTGCAACAATCTGAGCGAAGGGGAGATTTGCCTTATATGCCAGGACGGGGGCCGCGATAAAGGCATAATTTGCGTGGTCGAGGAGCCGAACGATGTCTCGGCCATAGAGAAAGCAGGCAAATTTAACGGCGTGTACCACGTCCTTCTCGGCAGATTGTCGCCCCTTGATGGCGTGGGCCCGGAATCGCTTAAGATAAACGAGCTTGTAGAGCGCGTTAAGAAGGATAAAGTGAAAGAAGTGATCGTAGCGACAAATTCCGATACGGAAGGTGAGACGACAGCGCTTTATATAGCCAAAACCCTTAAACCTTATAGAGTGAAGATAACGCGCCTTGCCCACGGTATTCCGGTGGGAAGCGATTTAAAATATGCGGATCAGGCGACTTTGATGAAAGCAATAGAAGGCCGCCTCGAGATTTGAATTGACTTAGAGATTTCCTTTTGTTAAAATAATAAAAATTACTTTTGCAGAAAAAAGAAGGGGGGCGGCGATGTTTGATTCTATAGGAAAAGCCTTTGTGTTGAGCCTGAAAGCGGTAAAGATCTTTTGTGTAATCATAGTGCTTAATCTTGCTATGAATGTCGTTAACCTTATGATAATACCTGCGCCGGTGGACGCCGAGATGAACTTGCAGAAATCGCTTGCTGTAATCGGCATGGGCCTCTTGTTCTTTTTATTGGCGGTTTTTGTGCAGGGCGGCGTGATAGCCTACGTCAGGGACCTGGTAAAATCCGGCTCCGCAAGTTTAGCGCCTTTTATAGCGAATTGCGCCAAATATTTTGTGCGCATGCTTGGTATAGCGCTTCTTACGATGCTGATAGTTTTGGGGTGGGGGGTTTTATTATTTGCGATACTGCCGGTTTTTTTACCTGCTCTAAAGGCAGTGTCCCTTATTTTAGGCATTATAGTCCTTATAGGACTTATGATTTTACTGATCCTTCCCGGCTATGTCTTAGTAGGCAGTGATTTAAGTGTTATGGGCGCTCTTAAAAAAGGTGCGTCGGTAGCCGCTAACAATTTCCTTAAGATGTTAGTCATATTGATCGTCCTGATTATAGTCAGTATTGTTGTAATGTTCTTAGCGTCTTTTTTAACCGGATTGTTATCTATTGTGTTGAAACAACTAGTTAGCTATGTAGCGGCTATAGCGATGGCTATATCAAGCGCCGTCATAACTATTCTTGCGAATATAGCATACATGGATTTCTATCTGAAAAGGTCATAGTCAGAAGGCAGAGTTAAAATGAAGGAGTTAGCAGAGATAAGATGGCATGGACGGGGCGGCCAAGGTGCGAAGACCGCCGCGCAGTTCCTTGCCGAAGCAGCCCTCGATTCCGGAAAATTTATCCAGGCCTTTCCTGAATACGGCCCTGAAAGGGCCGGCGCCCCCATGCGCGCATATACGCGTATATGTGATAAACCCATAAATATCCATTCGGGCGTAACCAATCCCGACGCAGTAGTGGTGATAGATTCTACCCTGCTTACGCCGGAAGTGTTGCTTGGGCTTCCCGAGGACGGCGTTCTCGTGGTAAATTCCACCGAATCCGTGGCAGAGATAAGGGAAAAATTAGATTATAATCACGGCAAGGTCGCCGTCGTGGATGCCACGCAAATAGCGCTCGATACCATAAAAGTGCCGATGACCAATACTCCGATGCTGGGCGCGCTTATAAAAATTATACCTGTCGTTACGCTTGAAGCTATACAGGATAAGATAAAGAAGAAATTTATCAAGAAGCTCGGAGATAAAAAGACAGAAGCGAATTTAGAGGCAATAAAAAGGGCTTATAACGAAGTAAAAGTAGGATAAAAGGTATGCCGGTAGATTTGAAAAATAAGAAAAAGGAAGAATCAGAGACGAAGCGCCAAAAGGGTTGGAAAGATATTCCTATAGGCGGCCTTATAGATAAAGGCGGCACGGCAAAGGCCTATAAGACCGGCGATTGGAGGACGTTTCGTCCTGTTCGCGATGAAGCAAAGTGTATTAATTGTATGATATGCTGGGCATATTGCCCTGATTCAGCCATAAAGACAAAAGACGGGAAGATGACGGGGTTTGATCTTGATTATTGCAAGGGTTGCGGCATATGCGCTTCCGTTTGTCCCGTTAAATGTATAAAGATGGTACAAGAAGAGAGGAAATGAGTTGGAGAAGGTGAAATTATTCCCATTTACAGGAGACCAGGCAGCCGCGTATGCTATGAAGCAGATAGAGCCGGACGTTATTGCGGCCTATCCCATAACTCCGCAGACGGAAATAGTGATGGGTTTTTCCCAATACGTTGCCGACGGAAGAGTAAAGACAGAGATGATACCCGTTGAGTCGGAGCATAGCGCTATGAGCGCGTGCGTCGGGGCAGCAGCCGCCGGCGCGCGTACCATGACCGCCACATCTGCCAACGGCCTGGCGCTTATGTGGGAGGTAGTGTATATAGCCGCATCAACGAGGCTTCCTATAATCATGCCGGTGGTCAATAGGGCGCTATCGGGGCCCATAAATATTCATTGCGACCATTCTGACAGTATGGGGGCGAGGGATTCCGGCTGGATACAGATATATTGCGAGAATGCCCAAGAGGTATACGAAAGCATAATATTGGCGGTGAGGATAGCCGAACATTCCGATATACTGCTTCCTGTAATGGTATGCCAGGACGGTTTTATAACAAGCCACGCGATGGAAGGCATGCAGATTTTTGATGATAAAGTCGTAAAGGATTTTATCGGTGAATATAAACCGAGGTTTTCACTTTTGGATGTAGACCGCCCCTCCACGGTAGGGCCGCTGGATCTGCAGGATTTCTATTTCGAACATAAGAGGCAGCAGTCCGATGCCATGAAAGGATCGCTTAAGATTATTCCCGGCATCTTCGGGGAGTTCGAAAAGGTCTTCGGCAAAAAACACAATTTTGTAGACGGATACATGCTGGAGGATGCGGAAGTAGCTATATGCGCGTTGAGCTCAACAGCCGGGACGACAAGAGGAGTTGTGGATAAGCTGAGAAAAGAAGGCCATAAAGTGGGGCTCCTTAAACCAAGGTTCTTCAGGCCGTTTCCGAAAGACGCGATCATAAAAAGTTTATCAAATATAAAGGCGCTTGCGGTTTTGGACAGGAGCGAATCGTTTTCAGCCGAAGGCGGGCCCCTCTTTTCCGAAATGAAAGCGGCCTTCTATGCCGAAAAAAACCGACCGCTCATCGCCAATTACATCTACGGGCTTGGCGGCAGGGATATGTTTGAGGCGGACATAGAAGGTATATTTAGAGATGTCCTTCGGGCGGCGAAAAGCGGCAAAGTAAAAGAAGAAGTCCAATTTATCGGAGTGCGGGAATAATGGCAAATCTTAAAGAACTTTCAAAGACAATACCCGAACGGCTTTCAAGCGGGCACAGATTGTGCGCCGGTTGCGGCGCCTCCATCATCGTAAGACAGGTCCTCATGGGCACAAAAGACCCGGTTGTCGTCGCGGCGGCGACGGGCTGCCTGGAAGTAGCTACTACCATATATCCTTATACTGCCTGGGAAGTTCCTTTTATACATAATGCCTTCGAAAACGTAGCCGCCACTATAAGCGGAGTAGAGACAGCTTACAGGTCGCTCTTGAAACAGGGAAAAATCAATAAAGAGATTAAGTTTGTGGCATTCGGCGGTGACGGCGGTACGTATGATATAGGATTGCAGTCTTTATCCGGCGCTTTAGAAAGAGGCCATAAATTTGTTTATGTATGTTATGACAACGAAGCGTATATGAATACCGGAGTCCAGCGTTCAAGCGCTACGCCTATAGGGGCGTCAACTACTACGGCTCCTTCCGGAGAGAAGAGTTACGGTAAAACCCAGAGGCGTAAAGACCTTACCGCCATAATAGCTGCCCACAGGATTCCTTATGTGGCGCAGGGTTCGGCGTCGCATTGGAATGACCTTATAACCAAATCGGAAAAGGCGTTTCGGGCCGACGGCCCGGCCTTTCTTAATGTAATATCTATGTGCCACAGGGGATGGGGATTCCCTCAGGAGGACACGGTCGAAATTTCAAAACTGGCAGTTGAGACATGTTTCTGGCCTTTATATGAGGTGGTGAACGGCAAACTTAAGATAAATTATAAGCCGAAGAATAAACTGCCGGTTTCAGAATGGCTGAAGAGGCAGGGGCGATTTAAGCATCTTGGCAAAGAAGAATATGCCGCGGTAGAGGCAAAGATCCAGAAGGATATTGACGAAGACTGGGAAAATCTCCTAAAGAGAGAAGCGCTATAAAAAGGCCCGATTAATATGTATGTCGATATAGAAATATATAAAAGTAACGACAATGTTTATATAGCCTGCTGCCCGGAACTGAATCTTTACGCAAACGCCAATACGCAAGGCGAGGCGGCGACGAAACTAAAGAAGAAGATAAGCGATTTTATAGACAAGCACGATTCATCTTTTGAAGCAAATAAAGATATAGATTATACCGTCAAGTACTATTCCGCCCGCTACCCGCAGACCCACTAATACCGCGCCTCTGCCAGGCTATTTTAACAAGAAATGCTAAAAGAATAAACAGGCCTACCAGAAAGATTCTCGCGCCCAATACATAAGGCTTATTGGCGGCGCTTATATCGCGCATAAGGAGAAGCGGAACGCCGTCTTTTATTGACCACCACACAAGAATGATTATTAAAAATACCGGAGTTACGTATTTCATGATAAAGCGGTATATTTTCGGTATTGCAAGGTCCGCGCCGTGATGTATTTCATCCCAAGCTTTATCCATACCAAATACCCATGTAAAAAGTATGGTTTCAACCGTCGCGAAAAGGGCAAGGCAGAAAGTGCCGCCCCAAAAATCCAATTCATTAAGTACGCCCCTGCCGAGAAAGAATATCGCGGGCTGGCAGAATAAAAACGCGGCTACGCCAAAAATTACGACGGCTTTCCGGCGGTTCAGTCCGAATTCGTCCTCAAGAAACGCTATAGCCGGCTGCGCCAGCGATACCGAAGAAGTGATACCGGCCAGAAAAAGAAGCAAAAACCATATCGCCCCGAAGAATACTCCGAAGGCGATTTTTTGAAAGATCACAGGCATAGTTACGAACCCCAGATTGAAAGCGCCGCTCGCGGCCACTTCTTTTATGCCTAGAGGGCCGAAAAACACGAACGCGGCAGGTATTACTATGCTGGCGCCTATTATGACTTCGGCAAATTCGTTTGTGCTGACGGCAGTCAGGCCGGACAATACTACGTCATCGCCTTTTTTAAGATAACTCGCGTAAGTAAGGATTACTCCTATTCCGACGCTTAGCGTGAAAAATATCTGCCCCGCGGCCGCAAGCCAGACTCTTGGCTTTAACAAAGCGGAAAAATCGGGATTCCACAAAAATCCTACAGCGTTTGAAATATTCCAACCAGGCCTGGACGCATCCGGCGTCCCCAAAGTCAATACGCGGGCCATTACCACTATGCCAAGAATAAAAAGAAGCGGCATAGCTATACGGCATAATTTTTCAATTCCGCCGCGTATTCCGTAATATATGATAGTTATGTTTATTATAAACGTGATAAGAAAGAAAAAATATGCCGGGGCGAGGCTTGTAAAGAAATTGTTTTTTTCAAGCCCCTGGTAGGCGCCCAGGAAGCTTTGCATCGTCGCTTGATCTTCTATGCCTTTATAATTTCCTAAAATGGAGAATATGCTGTAGCCGAGAGTCCACGATGCTATATAAGTGTAGTAAATGAAGATGACAAGGGGTCCAAATATGCCGATTACCCCGAAATATTTTATGAATCTATTCTTTTCCCATAAGCTGTGAAAGATGCCGGGAGCCGTCCCGTGTTCAAACCCGCCGCCGTAACGTCCCAACGCCCACTCTATCCACATGAGCGGTATGCCTAAAAGGAGGAGTGATACGAAATACGGTATCAGAAAAGCGCCGCCGCCGTTATTGGCGGCCTGGACAGGAAACCGCAGGAAGTTCCCAAGCCCTACCGCGCTTCCCGCTACGGCCATGATTATACCTAATTTTGAACCCCAGCTCTGCCGCGCCATTTTTTCCTATACCAATCTTCTCATGGCCTATCTTATTATTTCCTTAAAGATATCTATGACTTCCGGCGGAATATTTTTGGGAAGGTTCTGCCTTATTATATCGGTAGTATCGCTGCCTTGGGTCTTCTGAATTATGTCTATAACCGTATCTATAGCCATCATGCCTACAGCCCTCTTCGCTATGGGGCCGAGCCCCCAGCGGACATTTCCCTTGGAATCCGTCTTTTGTTTAAAATCTATTACGACATTGCCTCTTTGATTGGTGAGGTACATAGTAAGTTTTTGGACGCTTGTCTCAAGAAACGGGCTACTGCTTTTTTCGGGATTTAGATAAAACACCAAGTCCGTGATCTCCATAGTGTAATTACCGTCTATAGCTCCATCCACGGCCTTTAAGTCGGAGTTGACGCTAAATACGCCCTGGGTCACAATAAACGGGGCGTACTTATCTAGGTATGGTTTTAAATTCGCAAGGGGTATCTCGGAGGCGGTGAACTGCCAGGAATAAGTAGGTTCTTCGCGCATAGGGGATATCTCAAAATTTCCTTTTATTACGCGCTCAGATTTGCCGTTCAGGTTAGCAAAGCCGTTAAAAGCGATCTTTTCATAATTTTTTTCATCCGCGGAACGCGTGAGCGAAACAATGCCCGTTAGGGGAAAGATGTCTATATGGTGCCCCTGGCCGGGTGATATAAAACTGTCCAGATAATGTATAACGCCGTTTTTAATATTTATTGTGCCGGGAAGCGAGATCTTCGGTTCTGCCGCAGCATTCTCTGCGAACGCGTCTTTCACAAAGCCAAAATAGTCTTTATTTTTTATTGAAGCTGAGGGTTTGTTTTTGGCATCCTTTTTATCAAATTCCTGAAAATTCCACCGGTCCGCCGCGGAGCGCTCCACGTAAAATGTAGGATTTTGTATTTGTATGTTGTTTATATCGAGCCGGAGAGACGGTTTTGTAGTTACATTAAGCTTCATATCTACGGAACTCGCCTCCATCAGGTATTTACCCTGAAAACCTTTTGGATTTTTTACTTTTATGTCTTCCAGATGCAGCTTACCGGTCGTTTCGTCAAAGTTGATACCTGCCAGGGCAACGTTAGGGATGGGAAATGACTTTAATATAAGGTTGAGGGTGTATTGCTTTAGGGCATCGCGGAAGAAGTATAATGAAGCGCCGAGTAATACTATTAAAAGAACCAGGACTATGAGTATCTTTTTCGCCATTTTAGACCTCCGAATTGCCCGCTATTTTACATTCGCAATTCGTCCCGAGCAAGTGAGCGAAGCGAACGCGTCGAGGGGCTACATTTGTATTTCTGCAAATAACGATATCACGTCATAATAGCTATTGTCAAGGAAAATGGAATTCTGTATAATGAATATATATGGTCGACACATTGATAGTAGACGGCTATAACATAATACATGCCCTTCCGGAGCTGGAAAGCGAGCTCGAAAAGAGCTTGATGAGCTCAAGGCGCGCTCTTACCGAAGCGCTTAAAAGATATCAGGCCGGCGAAAGATCCATTAAAAGGATATACGTCGTATATGACAGCAAAGAGGGCACCGGAGACATAGAGGACCTGGGGTTAGTAAAGAATTTATATGCTCCCAAGGGGAGCAGCGCCGACAGCGAAATAGTAAGGATCTTGAAAAGCGCCAAAAGCCTTAAGAAGACAGCCGTTTTTTCAAAAGATAATTTTGTCATTAATCATGCGCGGAGCATGGGGGCAGATATTCTGCCCGTTGATAAGTTTTTGCGCAAAATAAGAAGCGCGAAAAATACGGCTAAATGCCATGTATTGAGCGAAGAAGCCAAAGAAGAGATAAACAGGGAACTGAGAAAAGTATGGAGGATAAAATAATGTAGCCCCTCGACTTTCCGCCAAAGGCGGACCCGCCGATGCGTTGTGGCGGGCGCTCGGGGCGATTTGCGCACGAGCAATAGAGGGCAAATCGGGGGCAAGCATGAAAGCATTTCTTATAGGGATTGTATTTCTTATATTGGTGGCTGTATTGGCGGGTTTAGGCGTATTGTTGTTCCCGCTTCTTCTTGTAATGGGTATATTTTTGCGGATATTACTGTATTTCGCATTTGTAATATTTGCGGTATGG from the Candidatus Omnitrophota bacterium genome contains:
- a CDS encoding pyruvate ferredoxin oxidoreductase (catalyzes the formation of acetyl-CoA from pyruvate and coenzyme A), which codes for MANLKELSKTIPERLSSGHRLCAGCGASIIVRQVLMGTKDPVVVAAATGCLEVATTIYPYTAWEVPFIHNAFENVAATISGVETAYRSLLKQGKINKEIKFVAFGGDGGTYDIGLQSLSGALERGHKFVYVCYDNEAYMNTGVQRSSATPIGASTTTAPSGEKSYGKTQRRKDLTAIIAAHRIPYVAQGSASHWNDLITKSEKAFRADGPAFLNVISMCHRGWGFPQEDTVEISKLAVETCFWPLYEVVNGKLKINYKPKNKLPVSEWLKRQGRFKHLGKEEYAAVEAKIQKDIDEDWENLLKREAL
- the nadE gene encoding NAD(+) synthase, which codes for MKSAKEFLKIDEKNTICRIEGYIRGVFDYSKAKGVLIGLSGGIDSAVLSTLVVRALGKDKVSVYYVYDKNNDKESEQKARIMADWLGLKLNILSIASKMNEKELKAPFFMGINGLPKFMVSGISGLYRLIMGEMPYVSTLRKRSTEGNRFKRWIYNHTVKNIEFMFDGGAIERRKVLEEIAEKEGLLILGAANRSEEMTGWFTSGGIDNMPFAPIMGLYKNQVRQLAAYLDVPPEIQKQESSPDMLKGVNDELTLGIDYDRMDIILCGLVRGLKDEDIMEYGPTKIEIEKIREMRDLSDWKRAVENISRPACVNENMID
- a CDS encoding NYN domain-containing protein, translating into MVDTLIVDGYNIIHALPELESELEKSLMSSRRALTEALKRYQAGERSIKRIYVVYDSKEGTGDIEDLGLVKNLYAPKGSSADSEIVRILKSAKSLKKTAVFSKDNFVINHARSMGADILPVDKFLRKIRSAKNTAKCHVLSEEAKEEINRELRKVWRIK
- the recR gene encoding recombination mediator RecR, whose product is MNRLSYARSIQSLIKEFSKMPGIGTKTAERLAFYILKLSMEDAQRLADSILKVKSTIRFCKACNNLSEGEICLICQDGGRDKGIICVVEEPNDVSAIEKAGKFNGVYHVLLGRLSPLDGVGPESLKINELVERVKKDKVKEVIVATNSDTEGETTALYIAKTLKPYRVKITRLAHGIPVGSDLKYADQATLMKAIEGRLEI
- a CDS encoding DUF748 domain-containing protein, yielding MAKKILIVLVLLIVLLGASLYFFRDALKQYTLNLILKSFPIPNVALAGINFDETTGKLHLEDIKVKNPKGFQGKYLMEASSVDMKLNVTTKPSLRLDINNIQIQNPTFYVERSAADRWNFQEFDKKDAKNKPSASIKNKDYFGFVKDAFAENAAAEPKISLPGTINIKNGVIHYLDSFISPGQGHHIDIFPLTGIVSLTRSADEKNYEKIAFNGFANLNGKSERVIKGNFEISPMREEPTYSWQFTASEIPLANLKPYLDKYAPFIVTQGVFSVNSDLKAVDGAIDGNYTMEITDLVFYLNPEKSSSPFLETSVQKLTMYLTNQRGNVVIDFKQKTDSKGNVRWGLGPIAKRAVGMMAIDTVIDIIQKTQGSDTTDIIRQNLPKNIPPEVIDIFKEIIR
- a CDS encoding sodium-dependent transporter yields the protein MARQSWGSKLGIIMAVAGSAVGLGNFLRFPVQAANNGGGAFLIPYFVSLLLLGIPLMWIEWALGRYGGGFEHGTAPGIFHSLWEKNRFIKYFGVIGIFGPLVIFIYYTYIASWTLGYSIFSILGNYKGIEDQATMQSFLGAYQGLEKNNFFTSLAPAYFFFLITFIINITIIYYGIRGGIEKLCRIAMPLLFILGIVVMARVLTLGTPDASRPGWNISNAVGFLWNPDFSALLKPRVWLAAAGQIFFTLSVGIGVILTYASYLKKGDDVVLSGLTAVSTNEFAEVIIGASIVIPAAFVFFGPLGIKEVAASGAFNLGFVTMPVIFQKIAFGVFFGAIWFLLLFLAGITSSVSLAQPAIAFLEDEFGLNRRKAVVIFGVAAFLFCQPAIFFLGRGVLNELDFWGGTFCLALFATVETILFTWVFGMDKAWDEIHHGADLAIPKIYRFIMKYVTPVFLIIILVWWSIKDGVPLLLMRDISAANKPYVLGARIFLVGLFILLAFLVKIAWQRRGISGSAGSGRNST
- a CDS encoding 2-oxoacid:acceptor oxidoreductase family protein, whose translation is MKELAEIRWHGRGGQGAKTAAQFLAEAALDSGKFIQAFPEYGPERAGAPMRAYTRICDKPINIHSGVTNPDAVVVIDSTLLTPEVLLGLPEDGVLVVNSTESVAEIREKLDYNHGKVAVVDATQIALDTIKVPMTNTPMLGALIKIIPVVTLEAIQDKIKKKFIKKLGDKKTEANLEAIKRAYNEVKVG
- the porA gene encoding pyruvate ferredoxin oxidoreductase, translated to MKQIEPDVIAAYPITPQTEIVMGFSQYVADGRVKTEMIPVESEHSAMSACVGAAAAGARTMTATSANGLALMWEVVYIAASTRLPIIMPVVNRALSGPINIHCDHSDSMGARDSGWIQIYCENAQEVYESIILAVRIAEHSDILLPVMVCQDGFITSHAMEGMQIFDDKVVKDFIGEYKPRFSLLDVDRPSTVGPLDLQDFYFEHKRQQSDAMKGSLKIIPGIFGEFEKVFGKKHNFVDGYMLEDAEVAICALSSTAGTTRGVVDKLRKEGHKVGLLKPRFFRPFPKDAIIKSLSNIKALAVLDRSESFSAEGGPLFSEMKAAFYAEKNRPLIANYIYGLGGRDMFEADIEGIFRDVLRAAKSGKVKEEVQFIGVRE
- the dnaX gene encoding DNA polymerase III subunit gamma/tau, producing the protein MSYIVFARKWRPQAFEEVVGEEHITSTLKNAISAKRVAHAYIFTGPRGIGKTSVARIFAKALNCEKAPTTTPCNKCTSCKAISSGTSMDVIEIDGASNNSVDQIRELRENIKFSPSYGNYKIYIIDEVHMLSMGAFNALLKTLEEPPAHAKFVFATTNPEKVPSTILSRCQRFDFVRIPFNLIVEKLKKIIAAEKLNISEEAVFAIARASDGSLRDAESVLDQLASFSSDKISGEDVINLLGMIEEDKLSQIVDSIYKKDTRASLQAIDEMISKGKDISQFIAGLMSYIRNMMVLAISSDLRPLIDFPDNYVDALKEQVKKFKIEELLYIFYTLSATLKAVKRSEVARFILEAAFIKLSMRSELISLANVAEKLSNMELSITPEPPGHFKSAEKTESTREVQRPPAVTIEQPAPENHPPKGDAVISAESVKRAWPSVLQNVKSKKISIGSYLSEGNVAGTEGSSIILSFAERFNFHKEVLENSTNKKFVEGIISEALGANIQVKFITVRQGEEALRKAFGEEDAGGEAGPEAEPDAADESIIQSALDIFNGKIVKIRENNARNEQA
- a CDS encoding 4Fe-4S binding protein, which encodes MPVDLKNKKKEESETKRQKGWKDIPIGGLIDKGGTAKAYKTGDWRTFRPVRDEAKCINCMICWAYCPDSAIKTKDGKMTGFDLDYCKGCGICASVCPVKCIKMVQEERK